The genomic segment TTAATTCTAGCCCCATTGCAATGATTTCCTACTTCAGAGTGAATGCGATAAGCGAAATCGATTGCTGTTGAACCGTTCCTTAATCCCAAGACATCTCCTTTTGGAGTGAAAACGAATACTTCCTCGTCAAATAAATCTTCTTTGATTGATGCTAGGTAGTCATTATGATCGTTAACACCATCTTCTTGTTGCCATTCAACTAATTGACGCAACCAATTAAATTTTTCTGAATCAGGATTAGCTGGAGATCCTCCTTCCTTATATTTCCAGTGAGCTGCAATTCCAAACTCTGAAACTCTATGCATTTCTGGAGTTCTAATTTGTACTTCAATAGGTCTGTGCCTGCCAATTACAGCTGTATGCAGGGACTGATAGCCATTTGGTTTAGGAAGGCCTATGTAATCCTTGAAGCGTCCGGGTATTGGTCTGAATGTATCATGTACAACAGCAAGAGCTCGATAACATGTCTCGACATCTGAGACAATAATTCTTAGAGCAGCGACATCAAAAATTTCATGAAACTCTTTTTTTTGTCTTTGCATTTTGCTCCAAATGCCATATAAATGCTTTGGTCTACCACTTACTTCACATTGATGAAGTCCTGCGGAGTTCAAGCGATCTTTCAGTAATTGAACAGTTGTATTCAATCTCTCCTCCCTTTCACTACGCTTACTAGCTATCTGTTGTTGAATCTCGCGGAAGGGATCGGGTTCTAAAAGTTTAAATGCTAAGTCTTCTAATTCCCATTTTAAGCGTCCTATTCCTAGGCGGTTAGCGAGTGGAGCATAAATTTCTCTTGTTTCTCTAGCTATTCGAGTTTGCTTTTCTTCTCCTAAGTAACTAATAGTGCGCATATTGTGAAGTCTGTCTGCAAGCTTAACTAGTACAACTCGAATATCGCTAGACATAGCTAGAAACATTTTACGCAGGTTTTCTGCTTGAGCTTCTGTCCGATTGTTAAAATGGATTCCGCCTAATTTAGTAACACCTTCAACTAAATATCTAACTTCACTACCAAAATAACCCTCGAGTTGTTCCGGTGTGATGTCTGTATCTTCGACGACGTCATGTAAAAAACCTGCTGCTATTACACTAGCACTTGCACCAATTTCTCTTAATAAGTCAGCTACAGCAACTGGATGGGTTATGTAGGGCTCACCACTTTTTCTGAATTGGCCTTTATGTAATTGATATGCAAGATCAAAAGCAGCAACTAAAAGTGCTTCAGAATCTCTTGGGCAACTTGCGCCTATTCCCGGTGGGATATTTTCAATGCAATTTTTTAACCATTCTGGCAAAATAATTTCATAATCATCAATATGTTTAATCTGATGAGTTCTAAGTCGTGGCTGGCCATCAAAAAATTGATCACAGACCGTATTTGTCTGGTTTGAATTTTGTGAAGAGGTGACTTTTGGCATAAGCACCGAACCTTAATTTATTTTATTCAAACTCAACATTTCTTGCTACCTTTTTATGAATAATTGCTCAAAAGAAGTTTTAAAGATAAATAAACTTAATGCTATTTATCCAAATAGTACTACTTACGTAATAAACGGATTAAATCTGAAGATGAATCGTGGGGATAGGCTTGCGTTAGTTGGTAGTTCAGGTTGTGGCAAAAGTACTGTTGCTAAGGCCATAATGCAGCTTCTTCCAGATGGAAGTACTTGTTATGGGGAGATTTTTTTAAATGGAAAAAATGTATTAAAATTAGATGAGGATTCTTTGTCAACTATTCGAGGGAAAGAGGTTGGATTGATATTTCAGGATCCAATGTCACGGTTAAATCCATTAATGACTGTTGGTGGTCATATAGTTGATACTTTTAAAGCTCATGATAATTCTGAACCAATTTATAACTTAGTAAAAAAAGCTAAAAGCTTATTAGAGAAAGTTGGAATAGA from the Prochlorococcus marinus str. NATL2A genome contains:
- a CDS encoding RelA/SpoT family protein; this encodes MPKVTSSQNSNQTNTVCDQFFDGQPRLRTHQIKHIDDYEIILPEWLKNCIENIPPGIGASCPRDSEALLVAAFDLAYQLHKGQFRKSGEPYITHPVAVADLLREIGASASVIAAGFLHDVVEDTDITPEQLEGYFGSEVRYLVEGVTKLGGIHFNNRTEAQAENLRKMFLAMSSDIRVVLVKLADRLHNMRTISYLGEEKQTRIARETREIYAPLANRLGIGRLKWELEDLAFKLLEPDPFREIQQQIASKRSEREERLNTTVQLLKDRLNSAGLHQCEVSGRPKHLYGIWSKMQRQKKEFHEIFDVAALRIIVSDVETCYRALAVVHDTFRPIPGRFKDYIGLPKPNGYQSLHTAVIGRHRPIEVQIRTPEMHRVSEFGIAAHWKYKEGGSPANPDSEKFNWLRQLVEWQQEDGVNDHNDYLASIKEDLFDEEVFVFTPKGDVLGLRNGSTAIDFAYRIHSEVGNHCNGARINDRLCVLSTPLENGDFVEILTHKSSHPSLDWLNYVATPTARNRIRQWYKKSHRQETISRGKELLEQEFGRKGIDNLLKGHAITKVAERCNLKSTEDLLAALGFGALTLHQVINRFREEIKILNQVPETELSDLELATQIGTQANLASNKSKVSQTKYSPIVGLEGLDYRIGGCCSPLPGEAILGTVALGNHGITIHRTNCVNIESIPNSRRLSVQWNTNARIKEEKFPIQLRIEVIDRVGVLKDILMRLSDRGINVIDARVQTSHGKPECIDLKVELESVNQLEITINQIRSMVDVLDIART